The Acidobacteriota bacterium genome contains the following window.
GCTGCGGCCGACTTCGGGAACCATTCACATCGGCGGCCAGAACGTCACGTCGTGGTCGTCCGATCGTCGGGCACGCCTGGGCCTGGCACGGACCTTCCAGATCAACACACTGTTTCCCAACCTCACCGTGCTCGAGTCGACCGTGCTGGCGATTGCCGAACGGCGCGGCGACGGTCGTGTGTGGTGGCGCTCGATCGACAGCCAGACGGCGCTGCGCGACGAGGCGTTCCAACTGCTGTCGGGACTCGGTCTGGATGTGCTCGCCAATACCTGCGTACGGGCGTTATCGTACGGAAAACAGCGATTGATGGAGATCACCCTCGCGCTTGCGGCACGACCCGCCATCCTGCTGCTCGACGAACCGGCCGCCGGAGTCCCGGAGGGCGAGCGCGAAGAACTGTTCGAGGCCATCGACT
Protein-coding sequences here:
- a CDS encoding ABC transporter ATP-binding protein, with amino-acid sequence MEAVALSARSPRSLPTLRADGVSVRFGAFLPVSDVTLHLDVGARQALVGPNGAGKTTLINLLTGVLRPTSGTIHIGGQNVTSWSSDRRARLGLARTFQINTLFPNLTVLESTVLAIAERRGDGRVWWRSIDSQTALRDEAFQLLSGLGLDVLANTCVRALSYGKQRLMEITLALAARPAILLLDEPAAGVPEGEREELFEAIDSLPADISVLFIEHDMDLVFRFARRISVLVGGTMLTEGTPEEVAADSRVREVYLGDGDD